Proteins from a genomic interval of Flammeovirgaceae bacterium SG7u.111:
- a CDS encoding rhodanese-like domain-containing protein, which produces MKITQTLLSLSLALLVFAACESTAQNISDERVFKALDAESFAKKLHSTPDAQLVDLRTPGEVAQGTLKNCEVIDYTQPDFRENLKMLDKDKPVFIYCAVGGRSNQSMSIFHEMGFKEVYDLKGGIKAWARLGYQIVR; this is translated from the coding sequence ATGAAAATTACACAAACGCTACTAAGCCTTTCGTTGGCGCTACTAGTATTTGCCGCCTGTGAAAGTACTGCCCAAAACATCTCCGATGAACGGGTTTTTAAGGCACTAGATGCAGAATCGTTCGCCAAAAAGCTGCACAGCACGCCCGACGCCCAACTGGTGGACTTGCGCACCCCTGGCGAAGTAGCCCAAGGCACGCTCAAAAACTGCGAGGTGATCGACTACACCCAGCCCGACTTTAGGGAAAACCTTAAGATGCTTGATAAAGATAAGCCCGTATTCATTTACTGTGCTGTGGGCGGAAGAAGCAACCAATCCATGAGTATTTTCCATGAAATGGGCTTCAAAGAAGTCTATGACCTGAAAGGAGGAATAAAGGCATGGGCAAGATTAGGCTACCAAATAGTGAGGTAA
- a CDS encoding family 14 glycosylhydrolase — MEPTPNSRTSKTFEVMAPMNVKLYNKNKLLAKEDWSQFDRWLKELKNIGIDAISVSIFWGMVESEGDALFEDKEGEILFDWAYFDRVLELILKNKLNWSPSFSLHMAGDLAENYLQHIPDWIWGKLLLENDKIKKISDLKYVSETGEKSFEYLSLWADDYVLPYYEDFFKAFLKHYEDYAEYTAKLMLSMGPSGELRYPSFNLHDWGGYPNRGTLQCYSKPAKDDFMKFLLKKYIDLKGINHAWGTAFAELKEVGPPTAENDIFQGKKYITTPYGRDVSEWYNQALLQHGNRMLRSLDNMTKGTAFEETKLGFRLSGVHWNISNPDMPRVSEVTSGIIKSHENMDYTDHGEYKESLAQIVDEDLRKKTVLHFTCVEKVNKDEKGYSRAEDLTRWLGDAANDLGIEIIAENAMYGGLYSHQGWDQLEKALHRNKPYNGLNIRSIRHILQGNELGYFRLKNLLLAGKSEAPKPILQKKTFRVMGPLHVKVSNDSQLLEEVDWFDFDAHLKAIKKIGVTAVTIDVWWGIVAREGEGLYDWSYYDKVVRMIRSNGLNWGPIMSFHQAGGNVNDDYNQMIPVWLWGKLMAFNKINKISDLQYVSETGDASIEYVSLWADEFILPHYVAFMEAFKKHYADYASVTEEVNISLGPAGELRYPSFNGHDWGSYPNRGTLQCYSDLAKADLREFVKERYGTLEKINKAWGTDYEDFGEINPPDNQKNDIFSGKGYFQAEYGLDVMEWYHNSLMMHGRRVMKAAYKVFSEGAFANVELGFKIPGVHWKISDPNMPRVAEVTAGLICPHQDLNMSDQGEYVAMLKKILNHDLQSKLTLHFTCLEKFNRDYEGYSRAEDLVNWMADACHEVGLDVKGENATAWEISSKEAWDQMEKALTREHPYSGLTILRMQNLVEGNDFALNCFRLLIQKINNLPV; from the coding sequence ATGGAACCCACTCCAAATAGCCGAACTTCCAAAACTTTTGAGGTAATGGCGCCTATGAATGTCAAGCTCTACAACAAAAACAAGCTCTTGGCAAAAGAAGATTGGTCGCAGTTTGACCGATGGCTCAAAGAGCTAAAAAACATAGGGATAGATGCTATTTCAGTATCTATTTTTTGGGGGATGGTAGAAAGCGAGGGCGATGCGCTTTTCGAAGATAAAGAAGGGGAGATTTTATTCGATTGGGCGTATTTTGACCGGGTTCTTGAACTTATCTTAAAAAATAAACTTAATTGGTCACCTTCCTTTTCCCTCCACATGGCTGGTGATCTTGCCGAAAACTACCTGCAACATATTCCAGATTGGATTTGGGGGAAATTATTGCTTGAAAATGACAAGATAAAAAAGATCAGTGACCTGAAATATGTGAGCGAGACGGGTGAAAAATCTTTTGAATACCTCTCGCTTTGGGCAGATGATTATGTGCTGCCGTATTACGAAGATTTTTTCAAGGCATTTTTGAAACACTACGAGGACTATGCCGAATACACCGCAAAGCTAATGTTGAGCATGGGCCCTAGCGGTGAGCTTCGTTACCCCTCCTTTAATTTACACGACTGGGGAGGCTACCCAAATAGAGGCACGTTGCAGTGTTATTCAAAACCTGCAAAAGATGATTTTATGAAATTTCTCCTAAAAAAATATATAGACCTCAAAGGGATAAACCATGCTTGGGGAACGGCTTTTGCCGAACTAAAGGAAGTAGGGCCGCCTACGGCTGAAAACGATATTTTCCAAGGAAAAAAATACATCACCACGCCTTATGGCAGAGATGTGAGCGAGTGGTACAACCAAGCTTTGCTCCAGCACGGCAATAGGATGTTAAGAAGTCTCGATAATATGACCAAAGGAACAGCATTTGAAGAGACAAAACTTGGCTTTCGGCTGTCGGGGGTGCACTGGAACATTAGCAATCCAGATATGCCGAGGGTTTCTGAAGTTACTTCGGGTATAATCAAATCGCATGAAAACATGGATTATACCGATCATGGCGAGTACAAGGAGTCCCTTGCCCAAATAGTGGACGAAGACTTGAGGAAAAAGACGGTGTTGCATTTTACTTGTGTAGAAAAGGTAAATAAAGATGAAAAGGGCTACTCCCGAGCCGAGGATCTTACCCGTTGGCTAGGTGATGCGGCCAATGATTTGGGTATAGAAATCATTGCCGAAAATGCGATGTATGGAGGATTGTATTCCCACCAAGGCTGGGATCAGCTGGAAAAAGCGCTTCATAGGAATAAGCCGTATAACGGGCTGAATATTCGAAGTATCAGGCACATTTTGCAAGGGAATGAACTTGGCTATTTTCGCCTAAAAAACTTACTATTGGCGGGAAAAAGCGAAGCTCCGAAGCCAATTCTCCAAAAGAAAACTTTCCGAGTAATGGGACCTTTGCACGTAAAGGTGAGCAACGATAGCCAACTGCTGGAAGAAGTAGATTGGTTCGATTTTGACGCTCATCTCAAGGCAATTAAAAAAATAGGGGTGACGGCGGTGACCATAGATGTATGGTGGGGAATTGTTGCCCGGGAAGGTGAGGGCTTGTACGATTGGTCGTATTACGATAAAGTGGTGCGAATGATCCGTTCCAATGGATTGAACTGGGGACCGATCATGTCCTTCCATCAAGCGGGGGGAAATGTGAATGATGATTACAACCAGATGATTCCCGTTTGGCTGTGGGGAAAGCTTATGGCTTTTAATAAGATTAACAAAATCAGTGATTTACAATATGTAAGCGAAACGGGAGATGCCAGTATCGAATACGTTTCCCTCTGGGCTGATGAGTTTATATTGCCGCATTATGTGGCTTTTATGGAAGCGTTCAAAAAGCATTATGCAGATTATGCTTCTGTCACGGAGGAGGTAAATATTAGCCTTGGTCCTGCGGGCGAGTTGCGCTACCCATCTTTCAACGGACACGACTGGGGCAGTTACCCAAACCGAGGGACTTTGCAATGCTATTCCGACTTGGCAAAGGCTGATTTGCGAGAGTTTGTGAAGGAGCGCTATGGCACGCTGGAGAAAATAAACAAGGCTTGGGGGACAGATTACGAGGATTTTGGAGAGATTAATCCGCCCGATAATCAGAAAAATGACATTTTTTCAGGTAAAGGCTATTTCCAGGCCGAATATGGTTTGGATGTGATGGAATGGTACCACAACTCGCTCATGATGCATGGCAGGCGGGTGATGAAAGCGGCGTATAAAGTGTTTAGTGAGGGGGCTTTTGCCAATGTGGAACTGGGCTTCAAAATACCGGGCGTACATTGGAAAATTAGCGATCCGAATATGCCTAGGGTAGCCGAGGTAACAGCCGGGCTGATTTGTCCGCACCAAGATTTAAATATGAGCGACCAAGGCGAATATGTGGCAATGCTTAAAAAGATATTGAACCACGATCTCCAATCGAAGCTTACTTTGCATTTTACCTGCCTCGAAAAGTTCAACAGGGACTACGAGGGCTACTCCCGTGCCGAGGACTTGGTGAACTGGATGGCAGATGCCTGCCATGAGGTGGGGCTAGATGTAAAAGGAGAAAATGCCACGGCTTGGGAAATTAGCTCTAAAGAGGCGTGGGATCAGATGGAAAAAGCGCTCACGCGAGAACATCCTTACTCTGGGCTTACCATCTTGCGGATGCAGAATTTGGTAGAAGGTAACGATTTTGCCCTCAATTGCTTCAGGCTTCTTATCCAAAAAATAAACAATTTGCCTGTATGA
- a CDS encoding DUF2461 domain-containing protein translates to MSYFSQEFIDFFAGLEANNRKEWFDENRKTYEKQVKEPFKAFVQKLIDAVSEREPEIALLPKDAIFRINRDIRFSKDKTPYKVHASCAIAKGGKKAMSPGYYLQFNHKTVWLGGGLYNLDKDALKRVRSEIMYETEEFTQLVESAEFKKYFGELKGEKNKVLPAEFKEMKEEVPLIANKQFYFMTELDAGLITSDKLMETVLEYFGEGYKVNQFLKRAVEIGED, encoded by the coding sequence ATGTCGTACTTCTCTCAAGAATTCATTGATTTTTTTGCGGGCTTGGAAGCCAATAACCGGAAAGAATGGTTTGATGAAAACCGCAAAACATATGAAAAACAGGTAAAAGAGCCTTTCAAAGCATTTGTCCAAAAGCTGATAGATGCAGTGAGCGAACGTGAGCCAGAGATTGCCTTGCTGCCCAAAGATGCAATTTTCAGGATCAACCGAGATATCCGTTTTTCCAAAGACAAAACCCCTTACAAAGTTCATGCTTCTTGCGCCATAGCCAAGGGTGGGAAAAAGGCGATGTCCCCAGGGTATTACCTCCAATTCAACCACAAGACTGTTTGGCTGGGCGGTGGACTTTATAACCTCGACAAAGATGCGCTCAAAAGGGTGCGATCAGAAATCATGTACGAAACCGAAGAGTTTACCCAGCTGGTGGAAAGTGCCGAGTTCAAGAAATACTTTGGAGAGCTAAAGGGTGAGAAAAACAAGGTATTGCCAGCTGAGTTCAAAGAGATGAAAGAAGAAGTTCCGCTCATAGCCAACAAGCAATTTTATTTTATGACCGAGCTGGATGCCGGACTGATTACCAGCGACAAGTTGATGGAAACGGTGTTGGAATATTTTGGGGAGGGCTACAAAGTCAACCAGTTTTTGAAACGAGCAGTGGAAATTGGTGAGGATTGA
- a CDS encoding VOC family protein translates to MSSESYLYKYRLRHPFLHQLVHRVNWNINLKTHFNPKTDSIMANAINWFEIPATNFSRAVEFYAKVLGGELHKQEIGGIEMGFLPMDGEGVGGAVCSGDDYKPSAEGAMIYLNGGSDLSEPLSKVESAGGKVVMPKTKISDEIGYMAIFLDTEGNKLAFHSAG, encoded by the coding sequence ATGAGTTCAGAAAGCTATTTGTACAAATACCGGCTGAGGCATCCTTTTCTTCACCAGCTTGTGCACAGGGTGAACTGGAACATAAACCTTAAAACACATTTTAACCCTAAAACTGATTCAATTATGGCAAATGCGATTAACTGGTTCGAAATCCCTGCAACAAACTTTTCAAGAGCTGTCGAGTTTTATGCTAAGGTACTTGGAGGGGAGCTCCACAAACAAGAGATAGGCGGAATAGAAATGGGCTTTTTGCCCATGGACGGTGAAGGCGTAGGCGGTGCTGTATGTTCCGGAGATGATTACAAGCCCTCTGCCGAAGGGGCAATGATTTACCTAAATGGCGGGAGTGATTTGTCTGAGCCACTGAGCAAGGTGGAAAGTGCTGGAGGTAAAGTGGTGATGCCCAAAACTAAGATTTCCGACGAAATTGGCTACATGGCTATTTTCCTCGACACCGAGGGAAACAAGTTGGCGTTCCATTCGGCTGGCTAA
- a CDS encoding fumarylacetoacetate hydrolase family protein, producing the protein MKILAIGRNYAAHIEELKNEKPDEPVIFSMPDTALLKNNDPFYHPEYTKDIHHEIEIVLKISKEGKSIESRYAHNYYQEIGLGIDFTARDLQSKAKSKGLPWTLAKGFNGSAPISEFIPKSEFEDLSDIDFSLKVNGETRQEGNTDKMLFNFAEIISYISQFITLKQGDLIFTGTPKGVGPVKIGDRLEGFIQDKKMLDFEVK; encoded by the coding sequence ATGAAAATATTAGCAATAGGCCGCAATTATGCAGCCCATATAGAAGAATTGAAAAACGAGAAACCTGACGAACCTGTCATCTTTTCGATGCCAGACACAGCTCTTCTCAAAAACAACGATCCCTTTTACCACCCTGAGTATACCAAGGACATTCACCATGAAATAGAGATTGTTCTGAAAATCTCGAAAGAGGGTAAAAGTATAGAAAGTAGGTATGCACATAACTATTACCAAGAGATTGGATTGGGGATCGATTTTACGGCGAGGGACTTGCAGTCAAAAGCCAAGTCGAAGGGCTTACCATGGACACTTGCCAAGGGCTTCAATGGCTCTGCCCCTATCTCGGAGTTTATACCAAAAAGTGAGTTTGAAGATCTTTCAGATATCGACTTTAGCCTAAAGGTGAACGGGGAGACTCGTCAAGAAGGGAATACTGACAAAATGCTCTTTAACTTCGCCGAGATCATTTCATACATTTCTCAGTTTATCACGCTGAAACAAGGCGATTTGATCTTTACCGGCACTCCCAAAGGTGTTGGTCCTGTAAAAATTGGAGACAGACTTGAAGGCTTTATCCAAGATAAAAAAATGTTGGATTTTGAAGTGAAATAA
- a CDS encoding metalloregulator ArsR/SmtB family transcription factor: MKEETIVDPHSEHIEKVAFILKTVAHPLRLSVVDLLGRNEKLSVNEICEQLQTEQSLTSHHLNIMKMNGIITGKREGKNVYYQLKEKDVLKVINCLENCECNFQ, from the coding sequence ATGAAAGAAGAAACCATAGTTGACCCGCATTCGGAACACATAGAAAAAGTCGCTTTTATCTTGAAAACAGTCGCTCACCCGCTAAGGCTAAGTGTAGTAGATCTGCTTGGGAGGAATGAAAAGCTTTCGGTAAACGAGATTTGCGAGCAACTGCAAACAGAGCAATCGCTCACTTCCCATCACCTCAACATCATGAAGATGAACGGAATAATAACTGGAAAAAGGGAAGGGAAAAATGTATATTACCAACTAAAGGAAAAAGACGTTCTCAAGGTCATCAATTGCCTAGAAAACTGCGAGTGTAACTTTCAGTAG
- a CDS encoding class I SAM-dependent methyltransferase produces MPKKRLHLFEVEDFPWYPNFIREGQTDYLRFLTQLFNVFQAIVPLVREVMEKTGQQEIVDMCSGGGGSMLLLRKQLKEATGKPFKATLTDLYPNISAYEYIKKESAGEIGYLPQSVDAVQGPEIETGFFTIFNGFHHFEPAQAKAILQKAVDRKMPIGIFEPIDRSAWQIIANIFALTVLMLLTTPFIRPFRWQRLVFTYLIPLIPLCTLWDGIVSVLRLYDPEMMQQLISELPENDFHWETGKASHPFGKVIYLIGYPKEFL; encoded by the coding sequence ATGCCTAAAAAACGATTACACCTTTTCGAAGTAGAAGATTTTCCTTGGTATCCAAATTTCATTCGGGAAGGGCAGACGGATTACCTCCGCTTTCTTACCCAGTTGTTCAACGTGTTCCAAGCCATAGTTCCGCTGGTGCGGGAGGTGATGGAAAAGACTGGGCAGCAGGAAATAGTGGATATGTGCTCGGGAGGAGGAGGCTCCATGTTGCTTTTGCGGAAGCAACTCAAAGAGGCAACTGGGAAGCCTTTCAAGGCAACACTGACCGATCTGTACCCCAATATTTCTGCTTACGAGTACATCAAAAAAGAGTCTGCTGGGGAGATTGGTTACTTGCCCCAATCGGTAGATGCGGTGCAAGGACCTGAGATTGAGACAGGTTTTTTTACCATTTTCAATGGGTTTCATCATTTTGAGCCAGCGCAGGCGAAGGCTATCCTCCAAAAGGCAGTGGACAGGAAAATGCCTATCGGAATTTTCGAGCCTATCGACCGCTCTGCGTGGCAGATCATCGCCAATATTTTTGCCCTCACAGTGCTGATGTTGCTCACTACGCCGTTCATTAGGCCCTTTCGCTGGCAGCGCTTGGTGTTCACCTACCTCATTCCCCTCATCCCGCTCTGCACCCTTTGGGATGGCATCGTGTCCGTGCTGCGGCTCTACGACCCCGAAATGATGCAGCAGTTGATTTCCGAGTTGCCTGAAAACGATTTCCATTGGGAAACGGGCAAGGCATCACACCCTTTCGGAAAGGTTATTTATTTGATTGGGTATCCGAAAGAGTTTTTGTAG
- a CDS encoding DUF6161 domain-containing protein: MSNRPNYLSEDFPKPLSIDVGSKHTFRNYKKIIEWSKNELAFYEKLGNPNNMDNVFNAYIIKAIEDELKHVGNNRTDFFEQLKKRIEINFKTYGLISSKSKAGKWLLKQHKSKPSLTIGSFNYFSSKVKGKENDQIFQRSGEFAAFLFDAGAVPNFDMEEEVYKDFYSSILKEKDEILSELLEIKEENKSLNQIIQNQNKDWEKSFTDQKAEVAKKFDDEYMRHQTKMNEAEEFYEKKLAVKNAVTYWSKKASGHKINSIIFGSISGVLMITAIVIMFHIGKYLVGLDLSDKNGIGRKLLTETGALQLWVYGFFVISMTLFIWIVRLLVKVFLSNLHLLSDAKERETMIQTYLAFEREENTLKDTDRDLILPAIFRVSSNGIIKDDSQPNTPLNVITKKFTQ, from the coding sequence ATGTCAAATAGACCTAATTATCTTTCTGAAGACTTCCCTAAACCGTTATCCATTGATGTTGGCTCTAAACATACCTTTCGAAATTATAAAAAAATCATTGAATGGAGTAAAAATGAATTGGCTTTTTACGAAAAACTGGGTAATCCAAATAATATGGACAACGTTTTTAATGCTTATATAATTAAAGCTATTGAAGATGAACTTAAGCATGTTGGAAATAATAGAACAGATTTTTTCGAACAGTTAAAAAAACGTATTGAAATAAATTTTAAAACTTATGGTTTGATTTCGTCAAAAAGCAAAGCAGGGAAATGGTTATTAAAACAACATAAATCAAAACCTTCTTTAACAATAGGATCTTTTAATTACTTTTCAAGTAAGGTCAAAGGAAAAGAAAATGACCAAATATTTCAGAGAAGTGGAGAATTTGCTGCTTTTCTCTTTGATGCAGGTGCTGTACCTAATTTTGACATGGAGGAAGAAGTATATAAAGACTTTTACTCTAGTATATTAAAAGAAAAAGATGAGATTCTGAGTGAACTTTTAGAGATAAAAGAAGAAAATAAAAGTTTAAATCAAATAATTCAAAATCAAAACAAGGATTGGGAAAAGAGTTTTACTGATCAGAAAGCGGAAGTTGCCAAAAAATTTGATGATGAATACATGCGCCATCAAACTAAAATGAATGAAGCTGAAGAGTTTTATGAAAAAAAACTAGCAGTTAAAAATGCAGTTACATATTGGTCAAAAAAAGCATCGGGACATAAAATCAACTCCATTATTTTTGGCTCTATTTCAGGAGTTTTAATGATAACAGCTATTGTTATTATGTTTCATATTGGGAAATATTTAGTTGGACTAGATTTATCCGATAAGAATGGAATTGGACGAAAATTATTAACAGAAACAGGAGCGCTTCAATTATGGGTTTATGGTTTTTTTGTTATTTCTATGACTCTCTTTATTTGGATTGTTAGACTTTTAGTGAAAGTGTTTTTAAGTAATCTACATTTATTATCAGATGCAAAAGAACGAGAAACTATGATTCAAACATATTTAGCATTTGAAAGAGAAGAAAATACTTTGAAAGACACTGATAGAGACTTAATTCTACCTGCAATTTTTCGAGTTTCTTCTAATGGAATTATAAAAGATGATTCCCAACCGAATACACCATTAAATGTAATCACTAAAAAATTTACCCAATAG